The following are from one region of the Bos mutus isolate GX-2022 chromosome 18, NWIPB_WYAK_1.1, whole genome shotgun sequence genome:
- the CARMIL2 gene encoding capping protein, Arp2/3 and myosin-I linker protein 2 isoform X1 — MAQTPDGISCELRGEITKFLWPKEAELLLKTWLPEREGAEQGHVLALLRWRAYLLHTCLPLRVDCTFSYLEVQAMVLQETPPQVTFELESLPELVLEFTGVAALEQLAQHIAAAIRKVFPRSTLGKLFRRPTPPSMLARLEKSSSSEATSPSSPCGGFSETYEALCDYNGFPFREEIQWDVDTIYHRQGCRHFSLGDFSHLGSRDLALSVAALSYNLWFRCLSCVDMKLSLEVSEQILHMMNQSSHLEELVLETCGLRGDFVRRLAQALAGHTSSGLRELSLAGNLLDDRGVAALSRHLEKHPGALRRLSLAQTGLTPRGMRALGRALASNSAFDSALTHLDLSGNPGALGASEDRGGLYSFLSRPNVLTFLNLAGTDTALDTLFAALSRGGCSSLAHLDASRNVFSRTKSRAVPDALQLFLSRAGTLRHLGLAGCKLPPDALRALLEGLALNTHLNDLHLDLSACELRSAGAQVIQDLVCDAGAVSSLNLADNGFGSDMVTLVLAIGRSRSLRHVALGRNFNVRCKETLDDVLHRIVQLMQDDDCPLQSLSVAESRLKLGAGVLLRALGTNPNLTALDISGNAMGDTGAKMLAKALRVNTRLRSVVWDRNHTSALGLLDVAQALEQNHSLKAMPLPLNDVAQAQRSRPELTARAVHQIQACLLRNNRTDHTSTDCTSCPKPLGLGSDPSEQEVNELCQSVQEHVELLGCGAGPQGEAAVHQAEDAIQNANFSLSILPILYEAGSSPSHQWQLRQKLEGLLGQVGEVCRRDIQDFTQATLDTTRSLCPQTLQGPRWREQLEGVLGGSRGLPELLPEHLLQDAFTRLRNMRLSVTGTLAESIVAQAVAGLSAARDRLVESLAQQATEAMPPVIPALDGDESSPLGPGELEGLFFPEEKEKDDEEEQKDESPPQKWPESLHCLHLDSSTHSAAEELEPEPELAAPGEDAEPQAGPSARGSPSPAAPGPPAGPLPRMDLPPSGQPLRHPTRTRPRPRRQHHHRPPPGGPQVPPALPQEGNGLSARVDEGVEEFFSKRLIHQDRLWAPEEDPAAEGGTTPVPRTLRKKLGTLFAFKKPRSTRGSRPDLETSPGAAPRSRKTTLGDLLRPPARPGRGEEPAAGAEGGTSSPDPTRRSRPRYTRESKAYSLILLPAEEEETVGARPDKRRPLERGDTELAPSFEQRVQVMLQRIGVSRGSGSAEGKRKQSKDGEIKKAGSDGDIMDSSTEAPPISIKSRTHSVSADPSCRPGPGGQGPESATWKTLGQQLNAELRGRGWGQQDGPGPPSPCPSPSPRRSSPSPDSLGLPEDPCLGSRNEDRPLRLQRSPVLKRRPKLEAPPSPSIGSGLEAEPLPTQSTEPSSPPSPTTNQRGGGPNP, encoded by the exons ATGGCCCAGACCCCCGACGGCATATCCTGCGAGCTGCGAG GCGAGATCACCAAGTTCCTGTGGCCCAAGGAGGCAGAACTGCTGCTGAAAACCTGGCTGCCAGAGAGGGAGGGTGCCGAGCAAGGTCATGTCCTG GCGCTGCTCCGATGGAGAGCGTACCTGCTCCACACCTGCCTCCCTCTGAGG GTGGACTGCACATTCAGCTACCTGGAGGTCCAGGCCATGGTGCTGCAGGAGACACCCCCTCAG gtcaccTTTGAGCTGGAGTCCCTGCCTGAACTGGTCCTGGAGTTTACTGGTGTGGCTGCCCTGGAACAGCTGGCCCAGCACATCGCTGCTGCCATAAGGAAGGTCTTCCCTCGCTCAACCCTTGG GAAACTCTTCCGGAGGCCCACACCCCCCTCCATGCTGGCTCGGCTGGAGAAAAGCAGCTCCTCAGAAGCCACCTCACCCAGCAGCCCCTGTG GGGGCTTCTCGGAGACATACGAGGCCCTGTGTGACTACAATGGCTTCCCTTTCCGAGAGGAGATTCAGTGG GATGTGGACACCATCTACCATCGTCAGGGCTGCCGCCATTTCAGCCTAGGAGACttcagccatctgggaagtcg GGACCTGGCCTTGAGTGTGGCTGCCCTGTCCTACAATCTCTGGTTCCGGTGCCTCTCCTGCGTGGACATGAAGCTG AGCCTTGAGGTCTCAGAACAGATTCTGCACATGATGAATCAGTCATCCCACCTGGAGGAGCTGGTGCTGGAGACCTGTGGCCTGAGGGG AGACTTTGTCCGGCGACTGGCCCAGGCACTGGCGGGACACACCAGCTCGGGACTGCGGGAGCTCAGCCTGGCTGGGAACCTGCTGGATGACCGAG GTGTGGCTGCCCTTAGCAGACACCTAGAGAAGCATCCTGGAGCCCTGAGGAGACTCAGCCTAGCGCAGACTGGGTTGACGCCGCGAG GAATGAGGGCTCTAGGCCGGGCACTGGCTTCCAATTCAGCCTTTGACTCTGCCCTGACCCACTTGGACCTTTCCGGGAACCCCGGGGCACTGGGGGCTTCGGAGGACCGTGGG GGCCTCTATAGTTTCCTGAGCCGTCCTAACGTTCTGACGTTCCTGAATCTCGCAGGCACCGACACGGCCCTGGACACT CTCTTCGCGGCGCTGTCCCGCGGCGGCTGCTCCAGCCTGGCGCACCTAGACGCCTCGAGGAACGTCTTCTCCCGCAC gaaGTCCAGGGCTGTGCCCGACGCTCTGCAACTCTTCCTCAGCCGCGCCGGGACGCTTCGGCACCTGGGCCTGGCTGGCTGCAAACTGCCACCCGACGCACTCAG GGCGCTTCTGGAAGGCCTGGCGCTCAACACGCACCTGAATGACCTACACCTGGACCTCAGCGCGTGTGAG CTGCGCTCAGCGGGTGCTCAGGTGATACAAGACTTGGTGTGTGATGCTGGCGCAGTGAGCTCCCTGAATCTGGCAGATAATG GCTTTGGCTCAGACATGGTGACTCTGGTGCTGGCCATCGGGAGGAGTCGGTCCCTGCGACACGTGGCGCTTGGAAGGAACTTCAACGTCCGGTGCAA GGAGACCCTGGACGACGTCCTGCACCGGATTGTTCAGCTCATGCAGGATGACGACTGT CCCCTGCAGTCTCTGTCTGTGGCTGAGTCACGGCTGAAGCTGGGCGCCGGTGTCCTGCTCCGGGCCCTGGGCACCAATCCTAACCTGACAGCCCTGGATATCAGCGGCAACGCCATGGGGGACACGGGTGCCAAGATGCTGGCCAAGGCGCTTCGGGTTAACACGAGGCTCAG GTCTGTGGTCTGGGACCGGAACCACACATCTGCTCTGGGCCTGCTGGACGTGGCACAGGCCCTGGAACAGAACCACAGCCTGAAGGCCATGCCTCTGCCACTGAACGATGTGGCCCAGGCTCAGCGCAGCCGTCCTGAACTGACAGCACGGGCCGTGCATCAG ATTCAAGCCTGTCTCTTGAGGAACAATCGCACAGACCACACCTCTACTGACTGCACCTCCTGCCCGAAGCCCCTGGGTCTGGGGTCAGACCCCTCCGAACAG GAAGTGAATGAACTGTGTCAGTCGGTGCAGGAGCACGTGGAGTTGCTGGGCTgtggggctggaccccagggtGAAGCTGCTGTGCACCAGGCTGAGGATGCCATCCAAAATGCCAACTTCTCTCTCAGC ATTCTCCCTATTCTCTATGAGGCTGGAAGTTCCCCAAGCCACCAATGGCAGCTGCGGCAGAAGCTGGAGGGCCTACTGGGACAGGTGGGAGAGGTGTGCCGCCGGGACATTCAG GACTTCACTCAGGCCACATTGGACACAACAAGGAGTCTCTGCCCACAGACATTGCAGGGTCCCAGGTGGAGGGAGCAGCTAGAAGGGGTCCTTGGGGGCTCAAGGGGTCTCCCAGAGCTGCTCCCAGAGCACCTGCTGCAAGATGCCTTCACTCGGCTCAG GAACATGCGCCTGTCAGTCACAGGGACCTTGGCAGAGAGTATTGTGGCTCAGGCTGTGGCAGGTCTGAGTGCAGCCCGGGATCGGCTG GTGGAGAGTCTGGCTCAACAGGCAACAGAGGCAATGCCCCCTGTCATACCGGCCCTAGATGGAGATGAGTCCAGCCCCCTTGGGCCTGGGGAATTGGAAGGTCTTTTCTTCcctgaggagaaagaaaaggatgatGAAGAGGAGCAGAAG GATGAAAGTCCTCCACAGAAATGGCCTGAATCACTCCACTGTCTTCATCTGGACTCCTCCACTCACA GTGCTGCTGAGGAGCTAGAGCCGGAGCCCGAGCTGGCGGCTCCGGGGGAAGATGCAGAGCCGCAGGCGGGGCCATCCGCTCGTGGCTCGCCGAGCCCCGCCGCCCCAGGGCCCCCGGCCGGCCCGTTGCCTCGCATGGACCTGCCGCCCTCCGGGCAGCCCCTGCGCCATCCGACCCGGACCCGACCGCGGCCGCGGCGCCAGCACCACCACCGCCCGCCGCCGGGGGGCCCCCAG gtgcccccagccctgccgcAGGAAGGGAATGGGCTCAGTGCCCGCGTGGATGAGGGCGTGGAGGAATTCTTCTCCAAAAGGCTGATCCACCAGGATCGCCT CTGGGCCCCCGAGGAGGACCCGGCAGCCGAGGGAGGTACCACCCCTGTGCCCCGTACACTTCGCAAGAAGCTGGGCACCCTCTTTGCCTTCAAGAAGCCTCGTTCAACACGTGGGTCACGACCTGATCTTGAGACCAGCCCTGGCGCGGCTCCCCGCTCTCGAAAAACCACACTCGGGGACTTGCTTCGACCACCGGCCCGTCCTGGCCGTGGTGAGGAGCCTGCTGCAGGGGCCGAGGGGGGCACCAGCAGCCCAGACCCAACCCGCAGGAGTCGGCCTCGATACACCCGCGAAAGCAAGGCATACTCCCTGATACTGCTCCCtgctgaggaggaggagacagtggGTGCCAGGCCCGACAAG CGGCGGCCCCTGGAGCGGGGAGACACAGAGCTGGCCCCATCCTTTGAGCAGCGAGTACAAGTGATGCTGCAGAGGATCGGTGTGAGCAGAGGCAGTGGGAGTGCCGAAGGCAAGAGGAAGCAA agcaaagatggagaaatcaagaaggctggctcagatg GTGACATTATGGACAGTTCCACAGAGGCTCCTCCCATCTCGATCAAGTCCCGCACCCATTCAGTGTCTGCTG ACCCTTCATGCAGACCTGGGCCAGGGGGCCAAGGGCCTGAGTCTGCCACCTGGAAGACACTGGGGCAACAGTTGAATGCAGAGCTCAGAGGCCGTGGTTGGGGCCAACAGGATGGTCCGGGCCCCCCGTCCCCATGTCCAAGCCCAAGCCCCCGAAGATCCAgtccctccccagacagcctggGCCTCCCAGAGGATCCCTGCTTAGGCTCCAGGAACGAAG ACCGGCCCCTGCGGCTACAGCGCTCCCCTGTCCTCAAGCGCAGGCCAAAGCTTGAGGCGCCTCCATCTCCAAGCATAG GATCTGGCCTTGAAGCCGAGCCTCTACCCACCCAGTCTACAGAGCCCTCCAGCCCACCCTCCCCAACCACAAACCAAAGAGGCGGCGGCCCCAACCCCTGA
- the CARMIL2 gene encoding capping protein, Arp2/3 and myosin-I linker protein 2 isoform X2, giving the protein MAQTPDGISCELRGEITKFLWPKEAELLLKTWLPEREGAEQGHVLALLRWRAYLLHTCLPLRVDCTFSYLEVQAMVLQETPPQVTFELESLPELVLEFTGVAALEQLAQHIAAAIRKVFPRSTLGKLFRRPTPPSMLARLEKSSSSEATSPSSPCGGFSETYEALCDYNGFPFREEIQWDVDTIYHRQGCRHFSLGDFSHLGSRDLALSVAALSYNLWFRCLSCVDMKLSLEVSEQILHMMNQSSHLEELVLETCGLRGDFVRRLAQALAGHTSSGLRELSLAGNLLDDRGVAALSRHLEKHPGALRRLSLAQTGLTPRGMRALGRALASNSAFDSALTHLDLSGNPGALGASEDRGGLYSFLSRPNVLTFLNLAGTDTALDTLFAALSRGGCSSLAHLDASRNVFSRTKSRAVPDALQLFLSRAGTLRHLGLAGCKLPPDALRALLEGLALNTHLNDLHLDLSACELRSAGAQVIQDLVCDAGAVSSLNLADNGFGSDMVTLVLAIGRSRSLRHVALGRNFNVRCKETLDDVLHRIVQLMQDDDCPLQSLSVAESRLKLGAGVLLRALGTNPNLTALDISGNAMGDTGAKMLAKALRVNTRLRSVVWDRNHTSALGLLDVAQALEQNHSLKAMPLPLNDVAQAQRSRPELTARAVHQIQACLLRNNRTDHTSTDCTSCPKPLGLGSDPSEQEVNELCQSVQEHVELLGCGAGPQGEAAVHQAEDAIQNANFSLSILPILYEAGSSPSHQWQLRQKLEGLLGQVGEVCRRDIQDFTQATLDTTRSLCPQTLQGPRWREQLEGVLGGSRGLPELLPEHLLQDAFTRLRNMRLSVTGTLAESIVAQAVAGLSAARDRLVESLAQQATEAMPPVIPALDGDESSPLGPGELEGLFFPEEKEKDDEEEQKDESPPQKWPESLHCLHLDSSTHSAAEELEPEPELAAPGEDAEPQAGPSARGSPSPAAPGPPAGPLPRMDLPPSGQPLRHPTRTRPRPRRQHHHRPPPGGPQVPPALPQEGNGLSARVDEGVEEFFSKRLIHQDRLWAPEEDPAAEGGTTPVPRTLRKKLGTLFAFKKPRSTRGSRPDLETSPGAAPRSRKTTLGDLLRPPARPGRGEEPAAGAEGGTSSPDPTRRSRPRYTRESKAYSLILLPAEEEETVGARPDKRRPLERGDTELAPSFEQRVQVMLQRIGVSRGSGSAEGKRKQSKDGEIKKAGSDGDIMDSSTEAPPISIKSRTHSVSADPSCRPGPGGQGPESATWKTLGQQLNAELRGRGWGQQDGPGPPSPCPSPSPRRSSPSPDSLGLPEDPCLGSRNEDGWLRPQPRLAGRRAVSVHEDQLQAPADRPLRLQRSPVLKRRPKLEAPPSPSIGSGLEAEPLPTQSTEPSSPPSPTTNQRGGGPNP; this is encoded by the exons ATGGCCCAGACCCCCGACGGCATATCCTGCGAGCTGCGAG GCGAGATCACCAAGTTCCTGTGGCCCAAGGAGGCAGAACTGCTGCTGAAAACCTGGCTGCCAGAGAGGGAGGGTGCCGAGCAAGGTCATGTCCTG GCGCTGCTCCGATGGAGAGCGTACCTGCTCCACACCTGCCTCCCTCTGAGG GTGGACTGCACATTCAGCTACCTGGAGGTCCAGGCCATGGTGCTGCAGGAGACACCCCCTCAG gtcaccTTTGAGCTGGAGTCCCTGCCTGAACTGGTCCTGGAGTTTACTGGTGTGGCTGCCCTGGAACAGCTGGCCCAGCACATCGCTGCTGCCATAAGGAAGGTCTTCCCTCGCTCAACCCTTGG GAAACTCTTCCGGAGGCCCACACCCCCCTCCATGCTGGCTCGGCTGGAGAAAAGCAGCTCCTCAGAAGCCACCTCACCCAGCAGCCCCTGTG GGGGCTTCTCGGAGACATACGAGGCCCTGTGTGACTACAATGGCTTCCCTTTCCGAGAGGAGATTCAGTGG GATGTGGACACCATCTACCATCGTCAGGGCTGCCGCCATTTCAGCCTAGGAGACttcagccatctgggaagtcg GGACCTGGCCTTGAGTGTGGCTGCCCTGTCCTACAATCTCTGGTTCCGGTGCCTCTCCTGCGTGGACATGAAGCTG AGCCTTGAGGTCTCAGAACAGATTCTGCACATGATGAATCAGTCATCCCACCTGGAGGAGCTGGTGCTGGAGACCTGTGGCCTGAGGGG AGACTTTGTCCGGCGACTGGCCCAGGCACTGGCGGGACACACCAGCTCGGGACTGCGGGAGCTCAGCCTGGCTGGGAACCTGCTGGATGACCGAG GTGTGGCTGCCCTTAGCAGACACCTAGAGAAGCATCCTGGAGCCCTGAGGAGACTCAGCCTAGCGCAGACTGGGTTGACGCCGCGAG GAATGAGGGCTCTAGGCCGGGCACTGGCTTCCAATTCAGCCTTTGACTCTGCCCTGACCCACTTGGACCTTTCCGGGAACCCCGGGGCACTGGGGGCTTCGGAGGACCGTGGG GGCCTCTATAGTTTCCTGAGCCGTCCTAACGTTCTGACGTTCCTGAATCTCGCAGGCACCGACACGGCCCTGGACACT CTCTTCGCGGCGCTGTCCCGCGGCGGCTGCTCCAGCCTGGCGCACCTAGACGCCTCGAGGAACGTCTTCTCCCGCAC gaaGTCCAGGGCTGTGCCCGACGCTCTGCAACTCTTCCTCAGCCGCGCCGGGACGCTTCGGCACCTGGGCCTGGCTGGCTGCAAACTGCCACCCGACGCACTCAG GGCGCTTCTGGAAGGCCTGGCGCTCAACACGCACCTGAATGACCTACACCTGGACCTCAGCGCGTGTGAG CTGCGCTCAGCGGGTGCTCAGGTGATACAAGACTTGGTGTGTGATGCTGGCGCAGTGAGCTCCCTGAATCTGGCAGATAATG GCTTTGGCTCAGACATGGTGACTCTGGTGCTGGCCATCGGGAGGAGTCGGTCCCTGCGACACGTGGCGCTTGGAAGGAACTTCAACGTCCGGTGCAA GGAGACCCTGGACGACGTCCTGCACCGGATTGTTCAGCTCATGCAGGATGACGACTGT CCCCTGCAGTCTCTGTCTGTGGCTGAGTCACGGCTGAAGCTGGGCGCCGGTGTCCTGCTCCGGGCCCTGGGCACCAATCCTAACCTGACAGCCCTGGATATCAGCGGCAACGCCATGGGGGACACGGGTGCCAAGATGCTGGCCAAGGCGCTTCGGGTTAACACGAGGCTCAG GTCTGTGGTCTGGGACCGGAACCACACATCTGCTCTGGGCCTGCTGGACGTGGCACAGGCCCTGGAACAGAACCACAGCCTGAAGGCCATGCCTCTGCCACTGAACGATGTGGCCCAGGCTCAGCGCAGCCGTCCTGAACTGACAGCACGGGCCGTGCATCAG ATTCAAGCCTGTCTCTTGAGGAACAATCGCACAGACCACACCTCTACTGACTGCACCTCCTGCCCGAAGCCCCTGGGTCTGGGGTCAGACCCCTCCGAACAG GAAGTGAATGAACTGTGTCAGTCGGTGCAGGAGCACGTGGAGTTGCTGGGCTgtggggctggaccccagggtGAAGCTGCTGTGCACCAGGCTGAGGATGCCATCCAAAATGCCAACTTCTCTCTCAGC ATTCTCCCTATTCTCTATGAGGCTGGAAGTTCCCCAAGCCACCAATGGCAGCTGCGGCAGAAGCTGGAGGGCCTACTGGGACAGGTGGGAGAGGTGTGCCGCCGGGACATTCAG GACTTCACTCAGGCCACATTGGACACAACAAGGAGTCTCTGCCCACAGACATTGCAGGGTCCCAGGTGGAGGGAGCAGCTAGAAGGGGTCCTTGGGGGCTCAAGGGGTCTCCCAGAGCTGCTCCCAGAGCACCTGCTGCAAGATGCCTTCACTCGGCTCAG GAACATGCGCCTGTCAGTCACAGGGACCTTGGCAGAGAGTATTGTGGCTCAGGCTGTGGCAGGTCTGAGTGCAGCCCGGGATCGGCTG GTGGAGAGTCTGGCTCAACAGGCAACAGAGGCAATGCCCCCTGTCATACCGGCCCTAGATGGAGATGAGTCCAGCCCCCTTGGGCCTGGGGAATTGGAAGGTCTTTTCTTCcctgaggagaaagaaaaggatgatGAAGAGGAGCAGAAG GATGAAAGTCCTCCACAGAAATGGCCTGAATCACTCCACTGTCTTCATCTGGACTCCTCCACTCACA GTGCTGCTGAGGAGCTAGAGCCGGAGCCCGAGCTGGCGGCTCCGGGGGAAGATGCAGAGCCGCAGGCGGGGCCATCCGCTCGTGGCTCGCCGAGCCCCGCCGCCCCAGGGCCCCCGGCCGGCCCGTTGCCTCGCATGGACCTGCCGCCCTCCGGGCAGCCCCTGCGCCATCCGACCCGGACCCGACCGCGGCCGCGGCGCCAGCACCACCACCGCCCGCCGCCGGGGGGCCCCCAG gtgcccccagccctgccgcAGGAAGGGAATGGGCTCAGTGCCCGCGTGGATGAGGGCGTGGAGGAATTCTTCTCCAAAAGGCTGATCCACCAGGATCGCCT CTGGGCCCCCGAGGAGGACCCGGCAGCCGAGGGAGGTACCACCCCTGTGCCCCGTACACTTCGCAAGAAGCTGGGCACCCTCTTTGCCTTCAAGAAGCCTCGTTCAACACGTGGGTCACGACCTGATCTTGAGACCAGCCCTGGCGCGGCTCCCCGCTCTCGAAAAACCACACTCGGGGACTTGCTTCGACCACCGGCCCGTCCTGGCCGTGGTGAGGAGCCTGCTGCAGGGGCCGAGGGGGGCACCAGCAGCCCAGACCCAACCCGCAGGAGTCGGCCTCGATACACCCGCGAAAGCAAGGCATACTCCCTGATACTGCTCCCtgctgaggaggaggagacagtggGTGCCAGGCCCGACAAG CGGCGGCCCCTGGAGCGGGGAGACACAGAGCTGGCCCCATCCTTTGAGCAGCGAGTACAAGTGATGCTGCAGAGGATCGGTGTGAGCAGAGGCAGTGGGAGTGCCGAAGGCAAGAGGAAGCAA agcaaagatggagaaatcaagaaggctggctcagatg GTGACATTATGGACAGTTCCACAGAGGCTCCTCCCATCTCGATCAAGTCCCGCACCCATTCAGTGTCTGCTG ACCCTTCATGCAGACCTGGGCCAGGGGGCCAAGGGCCTGAGTCTGCCACCTGGAAGACACTGGGGCAACAGTTGAATGCAGAGCTCAGAGGCCGTGGTTGGGGCCAACAGGATGGTCCGGGCCCCCCGTCCCCATGTCCAAGCCCAAGCCCCCGAAGATCCAgtccctccccagacagcctggGCCTCCCAGAGGATCCCTGCTTAGGCTCCAGGAACGAAG ATGGCTGGCTGAGGCCGCAGCCCCGTTTGGCAGGGCGACGAGCAGTGTCTGTGCATGAGGACCAGCTCCAGGCCCCTGCTG ACCGGCCCCTGCGGCTACAGCGCTCCCCTGTCCTCAAGCGCAGGCCAAAGCTTGAGGCGCCTCCATCTCCAAGCATAG GATCTGGCCTTGAAGCCGAGCCTCTACCCACCCAGTCTACAGAGCCCTCCAGCCCACCCTCCCCAACCACAAACCAAAGAGGCGGCGGCCCCAACCCCTGA